A stretch of DNA from Candidatus Rokuibacteriota bacterium:
CTCGATGGCCCAGTAGGCCTCGGGCGAGCGGGGGCCGTAGAGGTGCTGGAAGCTGTCGGTCGAGAGGAAGTGGACCAGGAGGAGGTGCGGCGCGTGACGGCGGAGGACATGCGCCGCAAGATCAGCCACCATGGCGTCCTTCAGGAAGCGCTTCGGCAGCTCGGCCCACTCTCCCTGGCGCTCGACGGGATAGCCGAGGGTTTTCAGCTCGCTCCAGGTGGCGGGCGGGGTGTGGGACTCGAAGACCCGCTGGTCCTTGAAGAAGGGGAGGTTGAAGGCGAGGCTTTGGGAGCCGCGCGTCGCGGGCCAGTCGATTGCGGCAGTGGTGAGACCCCCGGCATGGGCGCGATCGTAGAGCGTGGGGCCGCGGAGGAGGTCGGGGGCGTCGTAGATCGGATCGCCGGTCAGCTCCTCGGGCTGGCCGGTGGCGCGGTTCAGGATGCTGTTCCCCACGACCCCATGAGCCCGCGGCCTCACCCCCGTGACCATGCTGACGTGGGTGGGCCAGGTGGTGGTCGGGAAAACCGCCTCCATCCCGCGCGCCACGACGCCTCGGTCCGCCAGGGCCCTGAGCGCGGGGATCCTGACGCGCGGATCGCGCCAGTAGAACGCCGCGAGGCCGTCGATGCTGATCAGGATGACGCGGGGCACGGGCTTTCTTCGCACTAACGGTAAGTCCTCTCGTCCTTCTTCCTTATGGCTTCAATGATCACTTGGTTGCGCTCCGCATTGATGGAGTAGAGAACGCGCCAGTCCCGGCCCACCCAGATCCGATAGATATTCTCCTGCCCCTCGACTTTGTCATAGCCGCGAGGTCTGGGGTTCGCCTCTAGGTCCAGGATGGCCCGAACGACCGCGAAGAAGGTAGCATCATCATCGATGTCCAGCAGCTCCTTCTTCGCTCGCCGCCGGATCCGGAGTCTCACCCCGCTTTGGCCCTCTTCAGCCGGGCGAGGCGCGCCTCGATCTCCCGGATAGGGAGCGGCTCCAGAGGCTCACGCTGGCGGGAACGAACAAGCCGGTAGTCCGGGTCGCCGGGCCGTACCGGCTCCGCGCGGGACGCTTCGAAGAAGCTCTTCAACGCCCTGTCCAGAAGCTCACGTGCGGCTTCCGCCCGGGACGGCTTGCGCGTGGCAAACCGGTAGTCGTCCAGGCGGTCTATCAGCTCTTTCGAGGCTTTGATGTTCAAAAAGGGTCCTTCACTCATCGGCGCCCTCCTATGGTCAAACGTGCACCCAAGGGTACCGGTATTGTATTGTCAATACAATCGTTATCTGCTGCTACGCTCGGCCGCGCTGCCACTCGGCGAGGGCGTGGAGGGCCAGGACGACGCGCTCGGGGCTGTCGTAGAGGGGGATCTTCGCCTCGATGATCCTGGCCATCCCCTTCCTCGCGAGCGAGGGGGTCACGATCCAGCCCATGAGGACGGGCTTGGTGAGGCCCCTGACGGCGGCGGCCACGTCCTCGGCGACCTGCTCGGCGAGGGGGTCGGTGAGCGTGGTCAGCATCAGGAGGATGGCGTCGATCCCGGGCTCCTCGGCGAGAATGCCCAGCGTACTGCGGAACATGGAGGGGCGCGCCAGCATCTGGGCCGTGACGTCGATCGGGTTGCGCGAGACGCCGAAGCCCGGGATCTCGGCCTCGACGCGCTTGCGCGTGGCTTCGGGCAGTTCGGGGACCTCGAAGCCGTAGCGGTGGCACTCGTCGGCCAGGATCCCGCACGCCCCGCCCGAGGTGGAGATGATCCCCACGCGCGGGCCCCGGGGCGGCGGCTGCCACGCCAGCGCGACGGCGGCCTCGAAGAGCGCGGACATGTCGGCGACGCGCAGCGCTCCCGACTGGCGGAGCGCGGCGCTGTAGACGGCGTCGTCGCCGGCGAGGGCGCCGGTGTGGGAGCGGATCGCGGCCGCGCCCTCCCGGGTCCGTCCGGCCTTGTAGACGACCACGGGCTTCCCGGCTTCGCGCGCACGCGCGAGGGCCCGACAGAGCTTTCGGCCGTCGACGACGCCTTCGAGGAAGAGCACGATCACCTTCGCGGCGGGGTCGTCCACCAGCGCGTCCACGTAATCGGCCATGTCGAGGTCGGCCTGGTTCCCGACGGAGACGAAGCGGCTCACCGCGATCCCGCGGTCCCAGAGCCGGGTCAGGAAGGAGCCGCCGAGGGCGCCGCTCTGGGAGACGTAGGCGATCTCGCCGCCGGCGAGCGGCGGCATATTGAGCGCGCCGCTGAAGGAGGCGAAGAAGCGGGCCTCGGGGTTCAGGACCCCCAGGCAGTTCGGGCCGCAGAAGCGGACGCCCGCGGCGCGGCCTGCCTCCACGAGACGGCGCTCGGCCGCGTCGTTCCCCGCCTCGGCGAAGCCCGAGGTAAAGATGATCGCCGAGCTCACTCCCCTGGCGCCGCACGCGCGAATCGTCTCCTCGCACGCCTCGGCGGGCACGACGATGCACGCGAGGTCCACGGGCTCGGGAAGCTCCTGGACCGATTTCACCGTGGGGATGGGACCGATGGCCTCGCCGCGAGGGTTCACGGCGAAGATCTTGCCGGGGTAGTCGTGCCGCGTCAGAAAGTTGATCAGTCTCCCGCCGACCTTGGCGAGGTCGCGGCTAGCGCCGACCACGGCGACCGAGGACGGGCTCAGAAGCCGCCGGACAGCTTCGCGCGCATCGCCGGGGGCTTGCGAAACTGCCTCAGGGGCCGGATCCCTCAGAATGAGGCGCCGATCAACCGCGACAGCGCCGCGACCGCCCGCCTTGAGGATGACCGGGTTCAAGTCGAGCTCGGCGAGGGGAAGCTCTGAGGCGAGGCGGCTCACCGTAGCGATGAGGCCGGCGAGAGCATCGAGGTCCACCGCGGGCCTGCCGCGGAAGCCAGTCAGGAGCTGGTAGCCGCTGAGCTCGGCGAGCATCCGGCGAGCCGCGTCCGGGGAGACCGGGGCGAGGCGGAGCGCCGTGTCCTTCAGAAGCTCGGCGAGAACTCCTCCGAGGCCCACCAGGACCACAGGCCCGAACGTCGGATCGTGGCGCGCGCCGACGATCACCTCCACGTCCCCCGCCACCTGCTCCTGCACCAGCACACCCGAGAAGCGGGCGCCTCTGGCAGCCGCGATCGCCCTCAGCTCCTCGAAGGCCCGGCGCACCTGGTCGGCATCGCCGAGGCCCAGCTTGACGCCCCCCGCCTCGGTCTTGTGGAGCACATCGGGCGAGCAGAGCTTGAGCACAACAGGGAAGCCCAGGCGGCGGGCCGCTTCTACCGCATCCGCCTCCGTGGTCGCGACGGCCTCGCGCGGCTGGCGGATCCCGTAGGCCGCGAGGACCTGGGCCGCCTCAGGTTCGGTCAGGACCGCGCGTCCCTCCCGAAGTGCCTGCGCGATGGCCGGATGAGCCTGAGCGCTCATCACCCGGCCCGCGAGCGGGTGGCGGGAGCCACAGGCGGAATCCCGAGGTCGCTAGGCGCCGGAGACAAGGCGGCGGAGCGAGGCGAGCTGCTCACGGTCGGCGCAGCAGATCAGGATGTCGCCGGCGTCAAGCCGGGCGCTCGGCGCGGGATTGAACACGTACTTGCCGGTCGCGCCCTCCCGGAGGCCAAAGACGACGACCCCCACCCTTTCCCGGACCTGCACATCCTCCAGCGAGCGGCCCACCCAGGGCGAGGTCGGTGGAACCTGGACCTCCTCCACGCGCACCGCGCTCTCCGCGGTCGCGCGAAGCATGGCATCCAGGAAGGAGACCACGTGCGGACGCAGCATCTCCGAGGCCATCCGGAGGCCGCCGATCAGGTTGGACGAGACGACCGCGTCGGCGCCGGCCTTGAGCAGCTTCGGCCTCGAGTCGTCCGCGGTGACCCGGGAGACGATCCGGAGACTCGGGTGCAGCTCGCGCGCGGTGAGGAT
This window harbors:
- a CDS encoding alkaline phosphatase family protein, with translation MPRVILISIDGLAAFYWRDPRVRIPALRALADRGVVARGMEAVFPTTTWPTHVSMVTGVRPRAHGVVGNSILNRATGQPEELTGDPIYDAPDLLRGPTLYDRAHAGGLTTAAIDWPATRGSQSLAFNLPFFKDQRVFESHTPPATWSELKTLGYPVERQGEWAELPKRFLKDAMVADLAAHVLRRHAPHLLLVHFLSTDSFQHLYGPRSPEAYWAIEYVDGLIGQLLASLPPDELDSRTALFVVSDHGFLRVAQEVRVNVRLRQLGLLQADTAGRVQNAEARFIANLGAGYVYLSDRRNAPTLARDLAPELGKLEGISRVWTADDYPALGLPAPEENSHAGDLILEAAPGYDFANEAHGGELVVSPPRYRGTHGQLPTHPENLAFFLAAGAGIGRGLELPAITSRDVAPTLAHALGLAMDASEGRLLTEILS
- a CDS encoding type II toxin-antitoxin system RelE/ParE family toxin: MRLRIRRRAKKELLDIDDDATFFAVVRAILDLEANPRPRGYDKVEGQENIYRIWVGRDWRVLYSINAERNQVIIEAIRKKDERTYR
- a CDS encoding acetate--CoA ligase family protein, with protein sequence MSAQAHPAIAQALREGRAVLTEPEAAQVLAAYGIRQPREAVATTEADAVEAARRLGFPVVLKLCSPDVLHKTEAGGVKLGLGDADQVRRAFEELRAIAAARGARFSGVLVQEQVAGDVEVIVGARHDPTFGPVVLVGLGGVLAELLKDTALRLAPVSPDAARRMLAELSGYQLLTGFRGRPAVDLDALAGLIATVSRLASELPLAELDLNPVILKAGGRGAVAVDRRLILRDPAPEAVSQAPGDAREAVRRLLSPSSVAVVGASRDLAKVGGRLINFLTRHDYPGKIFAVNPRGEAIGPIPTVKSVQELPEPVDLACIVVPAEACEETIRACGARGVSSAIIFTSGFAEAGNDAAERRLVEAGRAAGVRFCGPNCLGVLNPEARFFASFSGALNMPPLAGGEIAYVSQSGALGGSFLTRLWDRGIAVSRFVSVGNQADLDMADYVDALVDDPAAKVIVLFLEGVVDGRKLCRALARAREAGKPVVVYKAGRTREGAAAIRSHTGALAGDDAVYSAALRQSGALRVADMSALFEAAVALAWQPPPRGPRVGIISTSGGACGILADECHRYGFEVPELPEATRKRVEAEIPGFGVSRNPIDVTAQMLARPSMFRSTLGILAEEPGIDAILLMLTTLTDPLAEQVAEDVAAAVRGLTKPVLMGWIVTPSLARKGMARIIEAKIPLYDSPERVVLALHALAEWQRGRA